A genomic region of Podarcis raffonei isolate rPodRaf1 chromosome 13, rPodRaf1.pri, whole genome shotgun sequence contains the following coding sequences:
- the MED25 gene encoding mediator of RNA polymerase II transcription subunit 25 isoform X1 has protein sequence MVVPTLDMPAQPMGMVADVVFVIEGTANLGPYFESLRKHYLLPAIEYFNGGPPAETDFGGDYGGTQYSLVVFNTVDCAPESYVQCHAPTSSAFEFVTWLDSIQFVGGGGESCSLISEGLSTALQLFDDFKKMREQIGPTHKVCILICNSPPYLLPAVESTTYSGYTTENLVQKIGDRGIHFSIISPRKLPALRILFEKAVTGGMMEGQLKDYSQDPRHMILIRGMALPVGGGAAANTLQAKQSVPQPQLPTVPPQLPPTPPQALPAVSQPYQVTPSATLTAAQAAAQSAVEAAKNQKASLSNRFASLNPMQPAFSQAPAQTLPAGSVPALPPKLPASSQASLVSTVTTGSGLLVPQPVQAPPPAGPSAMPSGVPPNSMNVAQPAQPQIGATQQSVTNKVIAWSGVLEWQEKPKPASVDSNTKLTRSLPCQVYVNQGENLKAEQWPQKLIMQLIPQQLLTTLGHLFRNSRMVQFHFTNKDLESLKGLYRIMGNGFQAGCVHFPHTTPCEVRVLMLLYSSKKKIFMGLIPYDQSGFVNGIRQVITNHKQVQQQKQMGGSQPLGSTAGAQPFLAKQPGALPVTQGVQQQMGGQQVSPGMPQVGIMEEQQRQQGLLQLRVQQPQPAASAANQPPQAQGPPQAGPQATQAGAMLRPQNPGANPQLRSLLLSQQPPQAGVPQSQQPLHHLQQGSPGMLPHQPMGTALGHQPPGQQQLQLAGQTLMHQAPGQAWPGQMGPRAALPGQMLMNAGPRGPVSQPGLQQVPAPSIMEDDILRDLI, from the exons ATGGTGGTGCCAACCCTGGACATGCCTGCTCAGCCCATGGGGATGGTTGCTGATGTGGTTTTCGTCATCGAGGGCACTGCCAATCTCGGCCCCTACTTCGAGTCCTTGCGCAAGCATTACCTTCTTCCTGCCATTGA GTACTTTAACGGTGGTCCCCCTGCTGAAACAGACTTTGGTGGAGAC TATGGTGGTACCCAATACAGCCTGGTGGTGTTCAATACGGTGGACTGCGCCCCTGAGTCGTACGTGCAGTGCCATGCACCAACTAGCAGCGCTTTCGAGTTTGTCACATGGCTTGATAGCATTCA ATTTGTGGGTGGTGGCGGCGAGAGCTGCAGTCTCATCTCAGAAGGGCTCAGCACCGCTCTGCAGCTCTTTGATGACTTCAAAAAGATGAGGGAGCAAAT AGGTCCCACACATAAAGTCTGCATCCTAATCTGCAACTCCCCGCCCTACCTGCTTCCAGCTGTTGAGAGTACCACATACTCTGGCTACACAACAGAGAATTTGGTGCAGAAGATTGGTGAT CGTGGGATCCACTTTTCCATTATCTCCCCCCGGAAGCTCCCTGCGCTGCGCATTCTCTTTGAAAAGGCCGTGACGGGGGGCATGATGGAAGGCCAGCTCAAGGACTACAGCCAGGACCCCCGGCATATGATCCTCATACGCGGCATGGCTCTTCCAG TAGGTGGAGGAGCAGCCGCCAACACGCTGCAGGCTAAGCAATCtgtgccccagccccagctccccACGGTTCCACCCcagctccctcccaccccacctcagGCCCTGCCGGCAGTTTCTCAGCCATACCAG GTGACGCCATCGGCTACGCTCACTGCGGCCCAGGCTGCAGCTCAGTCTGCTGTGGAGGCGGCCAAGAACCAGAAAGCCAGCTTGAGCAACCGCT TTGCCTCCTTGAACCCCATGCAGCCCGCCTTCAGCCAAGCTCCCGCACAGACCCTCCCCGCAGGCTCCGTACCAGCCCTGCCTCCCAAGCTCCCTGCTTCTTCGCAGGCCAGTCTGGTTTCCACGGTAACAACAGGCTCCGGCCTCCTGGTCCCACAACCAGTACAGGCCCCGCCACCGGCTGGGCCCTCAGCCATG cctAGTGGTGTCCCTCCCAACAGCATGAACGTGGCTCAGCCAGCGCAGCCACAAATCGGGGCCACGCAGCAGTCGGTCACGAACAAGGTGATAGCGTGGAGCGGCGTGTTGGAGTGGCAGGAG AAGCCCAAGCCGGCTTCAGTGGATTCCAACACCAAGCTGACTCGTTCCCTGCCCTGCCAGGTGTACGTCAATCAAGGAGAGAACCT GAAGGCGGAACAGTGGCCCCAAAAGCTCATCATGCAGCTGATCCCCCAGCAGCTTCTG ACGACTCTCGGCCACCTCTTCCGCAACTCGCGCATGGTGCAATTCCACTTCACCAACAAGGACCTGGAATCACTCAAGGGCCTCTACCGCATAATGGGCAACGGATTT CAGGCGGGCTGCGTCCACTTCCCTCACACGACGCCCTGCGAGGTGCGGGTGCTGATGCTGCTCTACTCCTCCAAGAAGAAGATCTTCATGGGCCTCATCCCCTACGACCAGAGTGGCTTTGTCAACGGCATTCGGCAGGTCATCACGAACCACAAACAAGTCCAGCAGCAAAAG CAAATGGGGGGGTCCCAGCCCCTGGGATCCACAGCCGGTGCACAGCCATTCCTGGCAAAGCAGCCTGGCGCTTTGCCGGTGACACAGGGCGTTCAGCAGCAG ATGGGTGGCCAGCAGGTGAGCCCTGGCATGCCTCAGGTGGGAATTATGGAAGAGCAGCAACGCCAGCAGGGCCTG TTGCAGCTCCGAGTgcagcagcctcagccagcagctTCAGCCGCCAACCAGCCTCCGCAAGCACAAGGCCCCCCCCAGGCCGGGCCCCAGGCCACACAAGCAGGCGCCATGCTTAGACCCCAGAACCCTGGAGCCAATCCTCAGCTCCGTAGCCTCCTCCTGAGCCAGCAGCCG CCCCAGGCGGGAGTTCCTCAATCGCAGCAGCCCCTCCACCATCTCCAGCAAGGTTCTCCGGGAATGTTGCCCCACCAGCCCATGGGAACAGCTCTGGGGCATCAGCCTCCTGGACAGCAGCAGCTCCAGCTCGCTGGACAGACCCTCATGCACCAAGCTCCAGGGCAAGCATGGCCAGGGCAGATGGGACCGCGGGCGGCGCTGCCAG GTCAAATGCTGATGAACGCTGGTCCCCGGGGCCCAGTCTCCCAGCCAGGTTTGCAGCAGGTTCCTGCCCCCAGCATCATGGAAGACGACATCCTCCGGGACCTCATCTGA
- the MED25 gene encoding mediator of RNA polymerase II transcription subunit 25 isoform X4: protein MVVPTLDMPAQPMGMVADVVFVIEGTANLGPYFESLRKHYLLPAIEYFNGGPPAETDFGGDYGGTQYSLVVFNTVDCAPESYVQCHAPTSSAFEFVTWLDSIQFVGGGGESCSLISEGLSTALQLFDDFKKMREQIGPTHKVCILICNSPPYLLPAVESTTYSGYTTENLVQKIGDRGIHFSIISPRKLPALRILFEKAVTGGMMEGQLKDYSQDPRHMILIRGMALPVGGGAAANTLQAKQSVPQPQLPTVPPQLPPTPPQALPAVSQPYQVTPSATLTAAQAAAQSAVEAAKNQKASLSNRFASLNPMQPAFSQAPAQTLPAGSVPALPPKLPASSQASLVSTVTTGSGLLVPQPVQAPPPAGPSAMPSGVPPNSMNVAQPAQPQIGATQQSVTNKVIAWSGVLEWQEPKPASVDSNTKLTRSLPCQVYVNQGENLKAEQWPQKLIMQLIPQQLLTTLGHLFRNSRMVQFHFTNKDLESLKGLYRIMGNGFAGCVHFPHTTPCEVRVLMLLYSSKKKIFMGLIPYDQSGFVNGIRQVITNHKQVQQQKQMGGSQPLGSTAGAQPFLAKQPGALPVTQGVQQQMGGQQVSPGMPQVGIMEEQQRQQGLLQLRVQQPQPAASAANQPPQAQGPPQAGPQATQAGAMLRPQNPGANPQLRSLLLSQQPPQAGVPQSQQPLHHLQQGSPGMLPHQPMGTALGHQPPGQQQLQLAGQTLMHQAPGQAWPGQMGPRAALPGQMLMNAGPRGPVSQPGLQQVPAPSIMEDDILRDLI from the exons ATGGTGGTGCCAACCCTGGACATGCCTGCTCAGCCCATGGGGATGGTTGCTGATGTGGTTTTCGTCATCGAGGGCACTGCCAATCTCGGCCCCTACTTCGAGTCCTTGCGCAAGCATTACCTTCTTCCTGCCATTGA GTACTTTAACGGTGGTCCCCCTGCTGAAACAGACTTTGGTGGAGAC TATGGTGGTACCCAATACAGCCTGGTGGTGTTCAATACGGTGGACTGCGCCCCTGAGTCGTACGTGCAGTGCCATGCACCAACTAGCAGCGCTTTCGAGTTTGTCACATGGCTTGATAGCATTCA ATTTGTGGGTGGTGGCGGCGAGAGCTGCAGTCTCATCTCAGAAGGGCTCAGCACCGCTCTGCAGCTCTTTGATGACTTCAAAAAGATGAGGGAGCAAAT AGGTCCCACACATAAAGTCTGCATCCTAATCTGCAACTCCCCGCCCTACCTGCTTCCAGCTGTTGAGAGTACCACATACTCTGGCTACACAACAGAGAATTTGGTGCAGAAGATTGGTGAT CGTGGGATCCACTTTTCCATTATCTCCCCCCGGAAGCTCCCTGCGCTGCGCATTCTCTTTGAAAAGGCCGTGACGGGGGGCATGATGGAAGGCCAGCTCAAGGACTACAGCCAGGACCCCCGGCATATGATCCTCATACGCGGCATGGCTCTTCCAG TAGGTGGAGGAGCAGCCGCCAACACGCTGCAGGCTAAGCAATCtgtgccccagccccagctccccACGGTTCCACCCcagctccctcccaccccacctcagGCCCTGCCGGCAGTTTCTCAGCCATACCAG GTGACGCCATCGGCTACGCTCACTGCGGCCCAGGCTGCAGCTCAGTCTGCTGTGGAGGCGGCCAAGAACCAGAAAGCCAGCTTGAGCAACCGCT TTGCCTCCTTGAACCCCATGCAGCCCGCCTTCAGCCAAGCTCCCGCACAGACCCTCCCCGCAGGCTCCGTACCAGCCCTGCCTCCCAAGCTCCCTGCTTCTTCGCAGGCCAGTCTGGTTTCCACGGTAACAACAGGCTCCGGCCTCCTGGTCCCACAACCAGTACAGGCCCCGCCACCGGCTGGGCCCTCAGCCATG cctAGTGGTGTCCCTCCCAACAGCATGAACGTGGCTCAGCCAGCGCAGCCACAAATCGGGGCCACGCAGCAGTCGGTCACGAACAAGGTGATAGCGTGGAGCGGCGTGTTGGAGTGGCAGGAG CCCAAGCCGGCTTCAGTGGATTCCAACACCAAGCTGACTCGTTCCCTGCCCTGCCAGGTGTACGTCAATCAAGGAGAGAACCT GAAGGCGGAACAGTGGCCCCAAAAGCTCATCATGCAGCTGATCCCCCAGCAGCTTCTG ACGACTCTCGGCCACCTCTTCCGCAACTCGCGCATGGTGCAATTCCACTTCACCAACAAGGACCTGGAATCACTCAAGGGCCTCTACCGCATAATGGGCAACGGATTT GCGGGCTGCGTCCACTTCCCTCACACGACGCCCTGCGAGGTGCGGGTGCTGATGCTGCTCTACTCCTCCAAGAAGAAGATCTTCATGGGCCTCATCCCCTACGACCAGAGTGGCTTTGTCAACGGCATTCGGCAGGTCATCACGAACCACAAACAAGTCCAGCAGCAAAAG CAAATGGGGGGGTCCCAGCCCCTGGGATCCACAGCCGGTGCACAGCCATTCCTGGCAAAGCAGCCTGGCGCTTTGCCGGTGACACAGGGCGTTCAGCAGCAG ATGGGTGGCCAGCAGGTGAGCCCTGGCATGCCTCAGGTGGGAATTATGGAAGAGCAGCAACGCCAGCAGGGCCTG TTGCAGCTCCGAGTgcagcagcctcagccagcagctTCAGCCGCCAACCAGCCTCCGCAAGCACAAGGCCCCCCCCAGGCCGGGCCCCAGGCCACACAAGCAGGCGCCATGCTTAGACCCCAGAACCCTGGAGCCAATCCTCAGCTCCGTAGCCTCCTCCTGAGCCAGCAGCCG CCCCAGGCGGGAGTTCCTCAATCGCAGCAGCCCCTCCACCATCTCCAGCAAGGTTCTCCGGGAATGTTGCCCCACCAGCCCATGGGAACAGCTCTGGGGCATCAGCCTCCTGGACAGCAGCAGCTCCAGCTCGCTGGACAGACCCTCATGCACCAAGCTCCAGGGCAAGCATGGCCAGGGCAGATGGGACCGCGGGCGGCGCTGCCAG GTCAAATGCTGATGAACGCTGGTCCCCGGGGCCCAGTCTCCCAGCCAGGTTTGCAGCAGGTTCCTGCCCCCAGCATCATGGAAGACGACATCCTCCGGGACCTCATCTGA
- the MED25 gene encoding mediator of RNA polymerase II transcription subunit 25 isoform X5 — MREQIGPTHKVCILICNSPPYLLPAVESTTYSGYTTENLVQKIGDRGIHFSIISPRKLPALRILFEKAVTGGMMEGQLKDYSQDPRHMILIRGMALPVGGGAAANTLQAKQSVPQPQLPTVPPQLPPTPPQALPAVSQPYQVTPSATLTAAQAAAQSAVEAAKNQKASLSNRFASLNPMQPAFSQAPAQTLPAGSVPALPPKLPASSQASLVSTVTTGSGLLVPQPVQAPPPAGPSAMPSGVPPNSMNVAQPAQPQIGATQQSVTNKVIAWSGVLEWQEKPKPASVDSNTKLTRSLPCQVYVNQGENLKAEQWPQKLIMQLIPQQLLTTLGHLFRNSRMVQFHFTNKDLESLKGLYRIMGNGFQAGCVHFPHTTPCEVRVLMLLYSSKKKIFMGLIPYDQSGFVNGIRQVITNHKQVQQQKQMGGSQPLGSTAGAQPFLAKQPGALPVTQGVQQQMGGQQVSPGMPQVGIMEEQQRQQGLLQLRVQQPQPAASAANQPPQAQGPPQAGPQATQAGAMLRPQNPGANPQLRSLLLSQQPPQAGVPQSQQPLHHLQQGSPGMLPHQPMGTALGHQPPGQQQLQLAGQTLMHQAPGQAWPGQMGPRAALPGQMLMNAGPRGPVSQPGLQQVPAPSIMEDDILRDLI, encoded by the exons ATGAGGGAGCAAAT AGGTCCCACACATAAAGTCTGCATCCTAATCTGCAACTCCCCGCCCTACCTGCTTCCAGCTGTTGAGAGTACCACATACTCTGGCTACACAACAGAGAATTTGGTGCAGAAGATTGGTGAT CGTGGGATCCACTTTTCCATTATCTCCCCCCGGAAGCTCCCTGCGCTGCGCATTCTCTTTGAAAAGGCCGTGACGGGGGGCATGATGGAAGGCCAGCTCAAGGACTACAGCCAGGACCCCCGGCATATGATCCTCATACGCGGCATGGCTCTTCCAG TAGGTGGAGGAGCAGCCGCCAACACGCTGCAGGCTAAGCAATCtgtgccccagccccagctccccACGGTTCCACCCcagctccctcccaccccacctcagGCCCTGCCGGCAGTTTCTCAGCCATACCAG GTGACGCCATCGGCTACGCTCACTGCGGCCCAGGCTGCAGCTCAGTCTGCTGTGGAGGCGGCCAAGAACCAGAAAGCCAGCTTGAGCAACCGCT TTGCCTCCTTGAACCCCATGCAGCCCGCCTTCAGCCAAGCTCCCGCACAGACCCTCCCCGCAGGCTCCGTACCAGCCCTGCCTCCCAAGCTCCCTGCTTCTTCGCAGGCCAGTCTGGTTTCCACGGTAACAACAGGCTCCGGCCTCCTGGTCCCACAACCAGTACAGGCCCCGCCACCGGCTGGGCCCTCAGCCATG cctAGTGGTGTCCCTCCCAACAGCATGAACGTGGCTCAGCCAGCGCAGCCACAAATCGGGGCCACGCAGCAGTCGGTCACGAACAAGGTGATAGCGTGGAGCGGCGTGTTGGAGTGGCAGGAG AAGCCCAAGCCGGCTTCAGTGGATTCCAACACCAAGCTGACTCGTTCCCTGCCCTGCCAGGTGTACGTCAATCAAGGAGAGAACCT GAAGGCGGAACAGTGGCCCCAAAAGCTCATCATGCAGCTGATCCCCCAGCAGCTTCTG ACGACTCTCGGCCACCTCTTCCGCAACTCGCGCATGGTGCAATTCCACTTCACCAACAAGGACCTGGAATCACTCAAGGGCCTCTACCGCATAATGGGCAACGGATTT CAGGCGGGCTGCGTCCACTTCCCTCACACGACGCCCTGCGAGGTGCGGGTGCTGATGCTGCTCTACTCCTCCAAGAAGAAGATCTTCATGGGCCTCATCCCCTACGACCAGAGTGGCTTTGTCAACGGCATTCGGCAGGTCATCACGAACCACAAACAAGTCCAGCAGCAAAAG CAAATGGGGGGGTCCCAGCCCCTGGGATCCACAGCCGGTGCACAGCCATTCCTGGCAAAGCAGCCTGGCGCTTTGCCGGTGACACAGGGCGTTCAGCAGCAG ATGGGTGGCCAGCAGGTGAGCCCTGGCATGCCTCAGGTGGGAATTATGGAAGAGCAGCAACGCCAGCAGGGCCTG TTGCAGCTCCGAGTgcagcagcctcagccagcagctTCAGCCGCCAACCAGCCTCCGCAAGCACAAGGCCCCCCCCAGGCCGGGCCCCAGGCCACACAAGCAGGCGCCATGCTTAGACCCCAGAACCCTGGAGCCAATCCTCAGCTCCGTAGCCTCCTCCTGAGCCAGCAGCCG CCCCAGGCGGGAGTTCCTCAATCGCAGCAGCCCCTCCACCATCTCCAGCAAGGTTCTCCGGGAATGTTGCCCCACCAGCCCATGGGAACAGCTCTGGGGCATCAGCCTCCTGGACAGCAGCAGCTCCAGCTCGCTGGACAGACCCTCATGCACCAAGCTCCAGGGCAAGCATGGCCAGGGCAGATGGGACCGCGGGCGGCGCTGCCAG GTCAAATGCTGATGAACGCTGGTCCCCGGGGCCCAGTCTCCCAGCCAGGTTTGCAGCAGGTTCCTGCCCCCAGCATCATGGAAGACGACATCCTCCGGGACCTCATCTGA
- the MED25 gene encoding mediator of RNA polymerase II transcription subunit 25 isoform X2: MVVPTLDMPAQPMGMVADVVFVIEGTANLGPYFESLRKHYLLPAIEYFNGGPPAETDFGGDYGGTQYSLVVFNTVDCAPESYVQCHAPTSSAFEFVTWLDSIQFVGGGGESCSLISEGLSTALQLFDDFKKMREQIGPTHKVCILICNSPPYLLPAVESTTYSGYTTENLVQKIGDRGIHFSIISPRKLPALRILFEKAVTGGMMEGQLKDYSQDPRHMILIRGMALPVGGGAAANTLQAKQSVPQPQLPTVPPQLPPTPPQALPAVSQPYQVTPSATLTAAQAAAQSAVEAAKNQKASLSNRFASLNPMQPAFSQAPAQTLPAGSVPALPPKLPASSQASLVSTVTTGSGLLVPQPVQAPPPAGPSAMPSGVPPNSMNVAQPAQPQIGATQQSVTNKVIAWSGVLEWQEKPKPASVDSNTKLTRSLPCQVYVNQGENLKAEQWPQKLIMQLIPQQLLTTLGHLFRNSRMVQFHFTNKDLESLKGLYRIMGNGFAGCVHFPHTTPCEVRVLMLLYSSKKKIFMGLIPYDQSGFVNGIRQVITNHKQVQQQKQMGGSQPLGSTAGAQPFLAKQPGALPVTQGVQQQMGGQQVSPGMPQVGIMEEQQRQQGLLQLRVQQPQPAASAANQPPQAQGPPQAGPQATQAGAMLRPQNPGANPQLRSLLLSQQPPQAGVPQSQQPLHHLQQGSPGMLPHQPMGTALGHQPPGQQQLQLAGQTLMHQAPGQAWPGQMGPRAALPGQMLMNAGPRGPVSQPGLQQVPAPSIMEDDILRDLI; encoded by the exons ATGGTGGTGCCAACCCTGGACATGCCTGCTCAGCCCATGGGGATGGTTGCTGATGTGGTTTTCGTCATCGAGGGCACTGCCAATCTCGGCCCCTACTTCGAGTCCTTGCGCAAGCATTACCTTCTTCCTGCCATTGA GTACTTTAACGGTGGTCCCCCTGCTGAAACAGACTTTGGTGGAGAC TATGGTGGTACCCAATACAGCCTGGTGGTGTTCAATACGGTGGACTGCGCCCCTGAGTCGTACGTGCAGTGCCATGCACCAACTAGCAGCGCTTTCGAGTTTGTCACATGGCTTGATAGCATTCA ATTTGTGGGTGGTGGCGGCGAGAGCTGCAGTCTCATCTCAGAAGGGCTCAGCACCGCTCTGCAGCTCTTTGATGACTTCAAAAAGATGAGGGAGCAAAT AGGTCCCACACATAAAGTCTGCATCCTAATCTGCAACTCCCCGCCCTACCTGCTTCCAGCTGTTGAGAGTACCACATACTCTGGCTACACAACAGAGAATTTGGTGCAGAAGATTGGTGAT CGTGGGATCCACTTTTCCATTATCTCCCCCCGGAAGCTCCCTGCGCTGCGCATTCTCTTTGAAAAGGCCGTGACGGGGGGCATGATGGAAGGCCAGCTCAAGGACTACAGCCAGGACCCCCGGCATATGATCCTCATACGCGGCATGGCTCTTCCAG TAGGTGGAGGAGCAGCCGCCAACACGCTGCAGGCTAAGCAATCtgtgccccagccccagctccccACGGTTCCACCCcagctccctcccaccccacctcagGCCCTGCCGGCAGTTTCTCAGCCATACCAG GTGACGCCATCGGCTACGCTCACTGCGGCCCAGGCTGCAGCTCAGTCTGCTGTGGAGGCGGCCAAGAACCAGAAAGCCAGCTTGAGCAACCGCT TTGCCTCCTTGAACCCCATGCAGCCCGCCTTCAGCCAAGCTCCCGCACAGACCCTCCCCGCAGGCTCCGTACCAGCCCTGCCTCCCAAGCTCCCTGCTTCTTCGCAGGCCAGTCTGGTTTCCACGGTAACAACAGGCTCCGGCCTCCTGGTCCCACAACCAGTACAGGCCCCGCCACCGGCTGGGCCCTCAGCCATG cctAGTGGTGTCCCTCCCAACAGCATGAACGTGGCTCAGCCAGCGCAGCCACAAATCGGGGCCACGCAGCAGTCGGTCACGAACAAGGTGATAGCGTGGAGCGGCGTGTTGGAGTGGCAGGAG AAGCCCAAGCCGGCTTCAGTGGATTCCAACACCAAGCTGACTCGTTCCCTGCCCTGCCAGGTGTACGTCAATCAAGGAGAGAACCT GAAGGCGGAACAGTGGCCCCAAAAGCTCATCATGCAGCTGATCCCCCAGCAGCTTCTG ACGACTCTCGGCCACCTCTTCCGCAACTCGCGCATGGTGCAATTCCACTTCACCAACAAGGACCTGGAATCACTCAAGGGCCTCTACCGCATAATGGGCAACGGATTT GCGGGCTGCGTCCACTTCCCTCACACGACGCCCTGCGAGGTGCGGGTGCTGATGCTGCTCTACTCCTCCAAGAAGAAGATCTTCATGGGCCTCATCCCCTACGACCAGAGTGGCTTTGTCAACGGCATTCGGCAGGTCATCACGAACCACAAACAAGTCCAGCAGCAAAAG CAAATGGGGGGGTCCCAGCCCCTGGGATCCACAGCCGGTGCACAGCCATTCCTGGCAAAGCAGCCTGGCGCTTTGCCGGTGACACAGGGCGTTCAGCAGCAG ATGGGTGGCCAGCAGGTGAGCCCTGGCATGCCTCAGGTGGGAATTATGGAAGAGCAGCAACGCCAGCAGGGCCTG TTGCAGCTCCGAGTgcagcagcctcagccagcagctTCAGCCGCCAACCAGCCTCCGCAAGCACAAGGCCCCCCCCAGGCCGGGCCCCAGGCCACACAAGCAGGCGCCATGCTTAGACCCCAGAACCCTGGAGCCAATCCTCAGCTCCGTAGCCTCCTCCTGAGCCAGCAGCCG CCCCAGGCGGGAGTTCCTCAATCGCAGCAGCCCCTCCACCATCTCCAGCAAGGTTCTCCGGGAATGTTGCCCCACCAGCCCATGGGAACAGCTCTGGGGCATCAGCCTCCTGGACAGCAGCAGCTCCAGCTCGCTGGACAGACCCTCATGCACCAAGCTCCAGGGCAAGCATGGCCAGGGCAGATGGGACCGCGGGCGGCGCTGCCAG GTCAAATGCTGATGAACGCTGGTCCCCGGGGCCCAGTCTCCCAGCCAGGTTTGCAGCAGGTTCCTGCCCCCAGCATCATGGAAGACGACATCCTCCGGGACCTCATCTGA